In Archangium violaceum, the following are encoded in one genomic region:
- a CDS encoding tetratricopeptide repeat protein: protein MASVFRTIGLAVLVAVAPGAAWAEGRPSGSYQADLWGRVELSLVRERLVAYTAGEGGACGFEPRRPVLEGEFQGNVLVGELTLCLTGNACPAVDRLPVLAFYAPSDGTLTAYVRPRQGCQAPELGPGGLLVLQPALAEEAEAPAVGVVREGGSSLARLRTEKRDPVAAKESLEKGTRLLGAKDWSGSATEFERSITQDDRNWVAFFGLGTAQLMRGQARDAVEALDRARVLNTREPSIHYHLACAHSRLGDKRKAMDSLRQAVKLGFAIPEGSFQDVELDRFLGSEPEYLGLTNQAIQNYKSPAGRRPHTGP, encoded by the coding sequence ATGGCGTCCGTGTTCAGAACAATCGGCCTCGCGGTCCTCGTCGCCGTGGCCCCTGGTGCCGCGTGGGCGGAGGGCCGCCCCTCGGGCAGCTACCAGGCGGACCTCTGGGGCCGGGTGGAGCTGAGCCTGGTGCGCGAGCGGTTGGTCGCCTACACGGCCGGGGAGGGTGGGGCCTGTGGCTTCGAGCCCCGGCGGCCGGTGTTGGAGGGCGAGTTCCAGGGCAACGTGCTGGTGGGAGAGCTCACCCTGTGCCTGACGGGGAACGCGTGCCCCGCGGTGGACCGGTTGCCCGTGCTCGCCTTCTACGCCCCGTCGGATGGGACGCTGACGGCCTACGTGCGGCCGCGCCAGGGGTGTCAGGCGCCGGAGCTGGGTCCGGGGGGCCTGTTGGTGTTGCAGCCGGCCCTGGCGGAGGAGGCGGAGGCGCCCGCCGTGGGCGTGGTGCGCGAGGGGGGCTCGTCCCTGGCGCGCCTGCGCACGGAGAAGCGCGACCCCGTGGCCGCCAAGGAGTCGCTGGAGAAGGGCACCCGGCTGCTGGGGGCCAAGGACTGGAGCGGCTCGGCGACCGAGTTCGAGCGAAGCATCACCCAGGACGACCGCAACTGGGTGGCCTTCTTCGGGCTGGGCACCGCCCAACTGATGCGCGGTCAGGCGCGTGATGCCGTGGAGGCCCTGGACAGGGCCCGCGTCCTCAACACGCGCGAGCCGAGCATCCACTACCACCTGGCCTGCGCCCACAGCCGGCTCGGTGACAAGCGGAAGGCCATGGACTCCTTGAGGCAGGCGGTGAAGCTGGGCTTCGCCATCCCCGAGGGCTCGTTCCAGGATGTCGAGCTGGATCGGTTCCTGGGCTCGGAGCCCGAGTACCTGGGTCTCACCAACCAGGCCATCCAGAACTACAAGTCGCCCGCCGGACGGCGGCCACACACGGGACCCTGA
- a CDS encoding 5-formyltetrahydrofolate cyclo-ligase, with translation MASETVAQEGAARKVSLREELTARRKAMTPDIIDERGLKVQARFLATPYYQKARTVALYAPIRGEVPTRDILIAALQDEKIVCYPLSHVHGRILSFRAIKSEAELEPGRLGVREPTNSAELIPVDQIDLFVVPGLGFTRDGKRLGRGGGYYDATLRAASARSRRVGLAFGDQVVDTMPTTSEDVDMDLVVTESETLRGLYRDWDFVDT, from the coding sequence GTGGCGAGCGAGACGGTGGCGCAAGAGGGGGCTGCTCGGAAGGTGTCGCTGCGCGAGGAGTTGACGGCGCGGCGCAAGGCGATGACGCCGGACATCATCGACGAGCGCGGGTTGAAGGTTCAGGCCCGATTCCTGGCAACGCCCTATTACCAAAAGGCGAGGACGGTGGCCCTCTACGCCCCCATTCGGGGTGAGGTGCCCACGCGGGACATCCTGATCGCGGCGCTGCAGGACGAGAAGATCGTCTGCTACCCGCTGTCCCACGTCCATGGACGCATCCTGTCCTTCCGGGCCATCAAGTCCGAAGCGGAGCTGGAGCCTGGCAGGCTCGGAGTACGCGAGCCCACCAACTCCGCCGAGCTCATCCCGGTGGACCAGATCGATCTGTTCGTGGTGCCCGGACTGGGCTTCACACGAGATGGCAAGCGGCTGGGACGTGGCGGCGGGTATTACGACGCCACGCTCCGGGCGGCCTCGGCGCGCAGCCGCCGGGTGGGACTGGCCTTCGGAGATCAGGTCGTCGACACCATGCCGACAACCAGTGAGGACGTGGACATGGACCTCGTCGTCACCGAGTCGGAGACACTGCGCGGGCTGTACCGCGACTGGGACTTCGTCGACACGTGA
- a CDS encoding TIGR00282 family metallophosphoesterase yields MKVLFMGDVVGRPGLLAVRTLLPKLIARHSVDLVVANAENSEGGAGISPESAEALLGSEVNLLTSGNHFWTKKQILPWVEDNPNLLLRPANYPKGAPGKGHTVIQTPDGRKLGVLNLEGRVFMKPLDNPFTVALELVAELRKQTPCILVDMHCEATSEKNAMGAHLDGKVSAVVGTHTHVQTADERILPGGTAFITDVGMCGPLDSVIGVKKELSIERFITLRHTPYEVAKNLVYLQGVVIDLDDKTGKARSIERVREHLPGT; encoded by the coding sequence GTGAAAGTACTCTTCATGGGTGATGTGGTGGGCCGGCCAGGGCTCCTGGCCGTGCGTACCCTTCTGCCCAAGCTCATCGCGCGCCACTCGGTGGATCTGGTCGTCGCCAACGCGGAGAACAGCGAAGGCGGCGCCGGCATCTCCCCCGAGTCGGCCGAGGCGCTGCTCGGCAGTGAGGTCAACCTCCTGACGAGCGGCAACCATTTCTGGACCAAGAAGCAGATCCTCCCCTGGGTGGAGGACAACCCCAACCTGCTGTTGCGCCCGGCCAACTATCCCAAGGGCGCGCCGGGCAAGGGGCACACCGTCATCCAGACGCCGGACGGGCGCAAGCTCGGGGTGCTCAACCTCGAGGGCCGCGTCTTCATGAAGCCGCTGGACAACCCGTTCACGGTGGCGCTGGAGCTGGTGGCCGAGCTGCGCAAGCAGACGCCCTGCATCCTGGTGGACATGCACTGCGAGGCCACCAGCGAGAAGAACGCCATGGGCGCGCACCTGGACGGCAAGGTGTCCGCCGTGGTGGGCACCCACACGCACGTGCAGACGGCCGACGAGCGCATCCTCCCGGGTGGCACGGCCTTCATCACCGACGTGGGCATGTGTGGCCCGCTGGACTCCGTCATCGGCGTGAAGAAGGAGCTCTCCATCGAGCGCTTCATCACCCTGCGCCACACCCCCTACGAGGTGGCCAAGAACCTGGTGTACCTGCAGGGCGTGGTCATCGACCTGGATGACAAGACGGGCAAGGCGCGGAGCATCGAGCGCGTCCGCGAGCACCTGCCGGGCACGTAA
- the tyrS gene encoding tyrosine--tRNA ligase, translating to MSENALRKATPQEQFEEVTRGTVDLQVPEDLKKKLERSYETGKPLVIKAGFDPSRPDLHLGHSLLLTRMRRFQDFGHQVVFLIGDFTALIGDPSGKNTTRPALTRDEVKVNAKTYQDQVFKVLDAAKTQVRFNSEWLDKLGTEGMIRLAARYSVQRMLERDDFKKRFRENRSISIHEFLYPLLQGYDSVALKADVELGATDQLFNLLVGRQLMKEEGMEPQVIMTGPILEGLDAKLVDGKITGDKMSKSLDNYVGISESPEQIYGKLMSITDDLMWRYYELLSSRTLKELAELKEKVLRGELHPKAAKSGFAQEIAARFHDAESAQKAMQAWEERYSQKKIVAEDQPLVEVSMGGAPKLPLAKALAEAKLVASVTEARKLMGQGGVRVNGEKATDPKHELDAGEYLVQVGKHKTARIKLA from the coding sequence ATGTCCGAAAACGCTTTGCGCAAGGCGACCCCCCAGGAGCAGTTCGAGGAAGTGACCCGCGGCACCGTGGACCTCCAGGTGCCCGAGGATCTGAAGAAGAAGCTCGAGCGCTCGTATGAGACGGGCAAGCCGCTCGTCATCAAGGCCGGTTTCGATCCGAGCCGCCCGGACCTGCACCTGGGCCACTCGCTGCTGCTCACGCGCATGCGGCGCTTCCAGGACTTCGGGCACCAGGTGGTGTTCCTCATCGGTGACTTCACCGCGCTGATCGGCGACCCCTCGGGGAAGAACACCACGCGCCCCGCCCTCACCCGCGACGAGGTGAAGGTCAACGCGAAGACGTACCAGGACCAGGTCTTCAAGGTGCTGGACGCGGCGAAGACGCAGGTGCGCTTCAACTCCGAGTGGTTGGACAAGCTGGGCACGGAGGGGATGATCCGCCTGGCGGCGCGCTACTCGGTGCAGCGCATGCTGGAGCGCGATGACTTCAAGAAGCGCTTCCGGGAGAACCGCTCCATCTCCATCCACGAGTTCCTCTACCCGCTGCTGCAGGGCTACGACTCGGTGGCGCTGAAGGCGGACGTGGAGCTGGGCGCGACGGATCAGCTCTTCAACCTGCTGGTGGGCCGGCAGCTCATGAAGGAAGAGGGCATGGAGCCGCAGGTCATCATGACCGGGCCCATCCTCGAGGGTCTGGACGCGAAGCTGGTCGACGGGAAGATCACCGGCGACAAGATGTCCAAGAGCCTGGACAACTACGTGGGCATCAGCGAGTCGCCGGAGCAGATCTACGGCAAGCTGATGAGCATCACGGACGACCTGATGTGGCGCTACTACGAGCTGCTGTCGTCGCGGACGCTCAAGGAGCTGGCCGAGCTGAAGGAGAAGGTGCTGCGCGGGGAGCTGCACCCGAAGGCGGCGAAGTCGGGCTTCGCCCAGGAGATCGCCGCGCGCTTCCATGACGCGGAGTCGGCCCAGAAGGCGATGCAGGCCTGGGAGGAGCGCTACTCCCAGAAGAAGATCGTCGCCGAGGACCAGCCGCTGGTGGAGGTGTCGATGGGAGGCGCCCCCAAGCTCCCGCTGGCCAAGGCGCTGGCGGAGGCGAAGCTGGTGGCCTCCGTCACGGAGGCGCGCAAGCTGATGGGCCAGGGCGGCGTGCGGGTGAACGGCGAGAAGGCCACGGACCCCAAGCACGAACTGGACGCGGGCGAGTACCTGGTCCAGGTGGGCAAGCACAAGACCGCGCGCATCAAGCTGGCGTGA
- a CDS encoding AAA family ATPase, translated as MTDSGTVVVKTLSGKIPVPRWARLMHDEYAVLRRLDVPGVERPIALEGPEDAPTLVLEDAGSEDLEQRLAEGPLPLESFFDISLQLADVCARIHEKGVVHRAISPSHVVLGAGGKVSLVHFVDAAELASVARALEPEQISALAWASPEQTGRMNWLVDWRADLYSLGATFYAMLIGAPPFRSSDPLELVHAHVAKMPVPASVANPRVPQVLSEIVQKLLTKMPERRYQSAEALGADLREARRQWFASGSIEPFELGRLDLARELPLPERLYGRDQELAVLRDALIRVAANRTELVLVSGDAGSGKTALVGAVRDAVLMAEGRFVSGKFDLRAANMPYASVVEALRALALTILSEPMARREEVSRRLREAVQANGRVLIDLIPELRDVLGELPEVSGLGPVEAENRFHLTLQAFVRVVAADRPLVFFLDDLQWTDAASLRILRALATDPESRHVLLLGAFRTREVGPKHSLVRTLEEIRGSGTAILRLEVGPLETGALVALLSDVLRCEPERARPLVELVQGKTAGNPFFVRQLLRSLQRGGLLVFDEGRGTWLWDLRQIERVEITENVVELMAASIRRLSEEAQQLLQLAACIGKRVELHPLALAWGRSVDEMASRLGEVLREGLLVPEDERTPRKEVAFRFIHDRVQQAAYSLLSEERRKLLHLRIGRRFLEFFREEGLDEKLFDVVDQLNLGGELLTGVREREELARLNYRAGVRARRSAAYGPALAYFRSGLALLPGDAKPVHDELAFLLHRDAAECASLTGEHGLCHSLVEEGLRHVGSMAEAADLHALRISSATVTGEYETALRWGWEALRSFFGTERPKQGSDEEVAAQREAIGGLLAGRSPESFIDQPLMTRPDARVYMKIVSAMLFPAWFVDRELLMLLTARGVRFTLEHGHCNDSIMPYAVYAQLLLGMGELRAAEGFSRLSVELARKFEDRLQEVRAFQLYNNFVRAWLAPLSTCVTGAHQIFEMGLQFGEIQNAVYGRTMIVIYSFTGGMELDGILVALDDGLGFCRQVRSEGAVLNHLAYRQAIRCLKGLTRDLHRFDDDEFSEPAFLAAALNEPTTRCMYDILRLQSSFLFRDLSEASARAESAARFLDFLGGYIPSAEHAFYLALNLLALCDGATPGERAARLERVAASREKLRRWEEGCAENFRHKRLLVDAEIARVQGQFLEATGLYDQAIEAATKARFLQDAALANELCGRLYHGHGRTRVAHLYLCAAQKGWARWGALAKARALDDEFDLSGGSVGPGAVEERAPGTALDALSLLKTAETISGEIELERLLGKLMEVCIQAAGAERGVLVVEEEDGPFVRAVGGATLPVSTERAPLAASDELPREVIEYVRRTRQVLVLEDASRDQRFASEPYLAESNVMSVLVLPIQRQETLLGTFFFENDLTPRAFTRERVRVLELLSAQIAIALENSLLFEKFKVEVEERRRAERAVRFLADVSALLAESLDYPTTLRNLARFIAPAFADWCVVDVVGEGGRLHRLAGVHIDPMKEKSLRELEERYPLERGSTQPAARVLASSRPLLLAELSDEVLRAHCLDAEHFRLIRELGARSLIAVPLVARGRTMGAITVGSADPRRSFGPSELALAEELARRAAIAIDNAHLYQEAQEGIRVREEFLCVAAHELKTPITSMNIGLQSVVRKRERPSEERLLRVLQSTDRQVQRLSRLVDDVLDVSRLHAGRLELHLERVDLPAVVADVVERFGESIAQSGSRVDVRAEALVEGLWDRSRLDQVVANLLGNALKFGEGRPIEISVARKDGMAELSVVDHGIGIAPDRLPHIFERFERAVPTRHYGGFGLGLYIVRSITEALGGTVRVESTPGQGSRFTVMLPRLTPA; from the coding sequence GTGACCGATAGCGGGACGGTCGTGGTCAAGACCCTCTCCGGGAAGATTCCGGTGCCGCGGTGGGCCCGGCTGATGCACGACGAGTATGCGGTCCTGCGCAGGCTCGACGTGCCTGGGGTCGAACGACCGATCGCACTCGAGGGGCCCGAGGATGCGCCGACGCTCGTCCTCGAGGACGCCGGTTCCGAGGACCTCGAGCAGCGGCTGGCCGAGGGGCCGCTCCCGCTCGAGAGCTTCTTCGACATCTCGCTTCAGCTCGCCGATGTGTGCGCTCGCATTCACGAGAAGGGAGTCGTCCACCGGGCGATCTCTCCCTCCCATGTGGTGCTCGGGGCCGGCGGGAAGGTGAGCCTGGTTCACTTCGTCGACGCGGCCGAGCTCGCGAGCGTCGCCCGGGCGCTCGAGCCCGAGCAGATCTCCGCCCTGGCCTGGGCGTCACCGGAACAGACGGGACGGATGAACTGGCTCGTCGATTGGCGCGCGGACCTCTACTCCCTGGGCGCCACGTTCTACGCGATGCTCATCGGAGCGCCTCCCTTCCGCTCCTCGGATCCGCTCGAGCTCGTGCATGCGCACGTGGCGAAGATGCCGGTGCCCGCGTCGGTCGCCAATCCGCGTGTCCCCCAGGTGCTCTCCGAGATCGTCCAGAAGCTCCTCACCAAGATGCCGGAGCGGCGCTACCAGAGCGCCGAGGCCCTGGGCGCCGATCTCCGCGAGGCGCGCAGGCAATGGTTCGCCTCCGGCTCCATCGAGCCCTTCGAGCTGGGCCGACTCGATCTGGCTCGGGAGCTGCCGCTGCCGGAGCGGCTGTATGGACGCGACCAGGAGCTCGCCGTGCTGCGAGATGCCCTCATCCGCGTCGCGGCGAACAGGACCGAGCTCGTGCTCGTGTCGGGTGATGCCGGCTCCGGCAAGACGGCCCTCGTCGGGGCCGTGCGCGACGCGGTCCTCATGGCCGAGGGCCGGTTCGTCTCGGGCAAGTTCGATCTGCGCGCGGCGAACATGCCATATGCGTCCGTGGTGGAGGCGCTCCGGGCCCTCGCGCTCACGATCCTCTCCGAGCCCATGGCGCGCCGGGAGGAGGTGTCCCGGCGGCTGCGGGAGGCGGTACAGGCCAATGGCCGCGTGTTGATCGATTTGATTCCGGAGCTTCGGGACGTGCTCGGTGAGCTGCCCGAGGTTTCCGGACTCGGTCCCGTGGAGGCGGAGAACCGCTTCCACCTCACGCTCCAGGCCTTCGTCCGGGTGGTGGCCGCGGACCGGCCGCTCGTGTTCTTCCTCGATGATTTGCAATGGACTGACGCGGCGTCGCTCCGCATCTTGCGCGCGCTGGCCACGGATCCGGAGAGCCGACACGTCCTCCTGCTCGGAGCGTTCCGGACGCGGGAGGTCGGTCCCAAGCACTCCCTGGTCCGGACCCTCGAGGAGATCCGGGGCTCGGGCACGGCCATCCTGCGGTTGGAGGTGGGTCCCCTGGAGACCGGGGCGCTCGTCGCGCTGCTCTCCGATGTCCTCCGCTGTGAGCCGGAACGGGCGAGGCCGCTCGTGGAGCTCGTCCAGGGGAAGACGGCGGGCAATCCCTTCTTCGTCCGGCAGTTGCTGCGCTCGCTTCAGCGCGGCGGGCTGCTCGTCTTCGACGAGGGGCGGGGGACGTGGCTGTGGGATCTGCGTCAAATCGAGCGGGTGGAGATCACCGAGAACGTGGTCGAGCTGATGGCGGCGTCCATCCGCAGGCTGTCGGAGGAGGCGCAGCAACTGCTGCAGCTCGCGGCGTGCATCGGCAAGCGGGTGGAGCTCCATCCGCTCGCGCTCGCCTGGGGCAGGTCCGTGGATGAGATGGCCTCGCGGTTGGGCGAGGTGCTGAGGGAAGGGCTGCTCGTGCCCGAGGATGAGCGCACGCCGCGCAAGGAAGTGGCCTTCCGGTTCATCCACGATCGCGTCCAGCAGGCCGCCTACTCGCTGCTGTCCGAGGAGCGGCGCAAGCTGCTCCACCTGCGGATCGGCCGCCGCTTCCTGGAGTTCTTCCGCGAGGAGGGGTTGGACGAGAAGCTGTTCGATGTCGTGGATCAGCTCAACCTCGGAGGCGAGTTGCTCACGGGGGTCCGGGAGCGGGAGGAGCTCGCTCGATTGAACTACCGGGCCGGGGTCAGGGCGCGGCGCTCCGCGGCCTACGGGCCGGCACTCGCGTATTTCCGGAGTGGCCTCGCCCTGCTGCCCGGAGACGCGAAGCCCGTCCACGACGAGCTCGCGTTCCTTCTCCATCGGGACGCGGCCGAGTGTGCCTCGCTGACGGGCGAACACGGCCTGTGCCACTCGCTGGTGGAGGAGGGACTCCGCCATGTCGGCTCGATGGCGGAGGCCGCGGACCTTCACGCCCTGCGGATCTCGAGCGCGACGGTGACGGGTGAATACGAAACGGCGCTCCGGTGGGGATGGGAGGCGTTGCGCTCCTTCTTCGGGACCGAGCGGCCGAAGCAGGGCTCCGACGAGGAGGTCGCCGCGCAGCGGGAGGCCATCGGGGGGCTCCTCGCGGGGCGCTCACCCGAGAGCTTCATCGACCAACCCCTCATGACCCGGCCCGATGCGCGGGTCTACATGAAGATCGTCTCCGCCATGCTGTTCCCCGCATGGTTCGTCGACCGCGAGCTCCTCATGCTCCTGACGGCCCGAGGGGTCCGCTTCACGTTGGAGCACGGGCACTGCAACGACTCGATCATGCCGTATGCCGTCTATGCGCAGTTGCTGCTGGGCATGGGTGAGCTTCGGGCCGCCGAGGGCTTCAGCCGCCTCTCCGTGGAGCTCGCACGGAAGTTCGAGGATCGCCTGCAGGAGGTTCGCGCCTTCCAGCTGTACAACAACTTCGTGCGAGCGTGGCTGGCTCCGCTCTCCACCTGTGTGACGGGAGCCCATCAGATCTTCGAGATGGGGCTGCAGTTCGGAGAGATCCAGAACGCCGTCTACGGCCGCACGATGATCGTCATCTACTCGTTCACCGGGGGGATGGAGCTCGACGGGATTCTGGTCGCGCTGGATGACGGTCTGGGGTTCTGCCGGCAGGTCAGGAGCGAGGGCGCGGTCCTGAATCATCTGGCCTACCGGCAGGCCATCCGCTGCCTGAAGGGGCTCACGCGGGATCTCCACCGGTTCGACGACGATGAGTTCAGCGAGCCGGCGTTCCTCGCGGCCGCGCTGAACGAGCCGACGACGCGGTGCATGTACGACATCCTGCGGCTCCAGAGCTCGTTCCTCTTCCGGGACCTGTCCGAGGCGAGCGCGCGGGCCGAGTCGGCGGCCCGGTTCCTGGACTTCCTGGGGGGTTACATTCCCTCGGCCGAGCATGCGTTCTACTTGGCGCTGAACCTCCTGGCGCTCTGTGACGGGGCCACGCCCGGGGAGCGGGCCGCGCGGCTCGAGCGTGTGGCCGCCTCGCGCGAGAAGCTGAGACGGTGGGAGGAGGGGTGTGCGGAGAACTTCCGCCACAAGCGCCTGCTCGTGGACGCGGAGATCGCCCGGGTCCAGGGCCAGTTCCTCGAGGCCACCGGGTTGTACGACCAAGCCATCGAGGCGGCGACGAAGGCCCGCTTCCTCCAGGATGCGGCGCTGGCCAACGAGCTCTGCGGGCGGCTCTATCATGGGCATGGCCGGACTCGCGTCGCCCACCTGTACCTGTGTGCTGCCCAGAAGGGCTGGGCCCGGTGGGGAGCCCTGGCCAAGGCGCGGGCGCTCGATGACGAGTTCGACCTCAGCGGGGGTTCCGTGGGGCCTGGCGCCGTGGAGGAGCGCGCTCCCGGGACGGCGCTCGATGCCCTCAGCCTGCTCAAGACGGCCGAGACCATCTCGGGGGAAATCGAGCTCGAGCGTCTGCTGGGAAAGCTGATGGAGGTGTGCATCCAGGCGGCGGGCGCCGAGCGGGGCGTGCTCGTGGTCGAGGAGGAAGACGGACCGTTCGTCCGGGCGGTCGGAGGCGCCACGCTTCCGGTCTCCACCGAGAGGGCGCCGCTCGCCGCGTCGGACGAGCTTCCCCGGGAGGTCATCGAGTACGTGCGCAGGACGCGGCAGGTGCTCGTGCTCGAGGATGCCTCCCGGGATCAGCGGTTCGCTTCCGAGCCCTATCTCGCGGAGAGCAACGTGATGTCCGTCCTGGTGCTTCCCATCCAGCGCCAGGAGACCCTGCTCGGCACGTTCTTCTTCGAGAACGATCTGACGCCGCGCGCCTTCACCCGGGAGCGCGTCCGGGTGCTGGAGCTCCTGTCCGCGCAGATCGCCATCGCCCTCGAGAACAGCCTCCTGTTCGAGAAGTTCAAGGTGGAGGTGGAGGAGCGGAGGCGGGCGGAGAGGGCCGTGCGCTTCCTGGCCGACGTGAGCGCGCTGCTCGCCGAGTCGCTCGATTACCCGACGACCCTCCGCAACCTGGCGCGCTTCATCGCGCCGGCGTTCGCCGACTGGTGCGTCGTCGACGTGGTGGGGGAGGGCGGACGGCTCCATCGACTGGCCGGGGTGCACATCGATCCCATGAAGGAGAAGAGCCTCCGCGAGCTCGAGGAGCGCTATCCGCTCGAAAGGGGCTCGACTCAGCCGGCGGCCCGCGTCCTGGCCTCGAGCAGGCCGCTCCTGCTGGCGGAGCTGTCGGATGAGGTGCTGCGGGCCCACTGTCTCGATGCCGAACACTTCCGGCTCATCCGCGAGCTCGGGGCCCGGAGCCTCATCGCCGTGCCGCTCGTGGCTCGCGGCAGGACGATGGGGGCGATCACCGTCGGCTCCGCGGATCCAAGGCGCTCCTTCGGGCCGTCGGAGCTGGCGCTCGCCGAGGAGCTGGCCCGCCGGGCCGCCATCGCCATCGACAACGCCCACCTGTATCAGGAGGCCCAGGAGGGAATCCGCGTCCGCGAGGAGTTCCTCTGCGTCGCGGCGCACGAGCTGAAGACGCCCATCACCTCCATGAACATCGGCCTTCAATCGGTGGTCCGCAAACGCGAGCGCCCCTCCGAGGAGCGGCTGCTCCGGGTCCTCCAGTCGACGGACAGGCAGGTGCAGCGGCTCTCGCGCCTGGTCGATGACGTGCTCGACGTCTCACGGCTCCACGCCGGGCGGCTCGAGCTCCATCTCGAGCGGGTGGACCTGCCGGCGGTCGTGGCCGACGTCGTGGAGCGTTTTGGCGAGAGCATCGCTCAATCCGGGTCGCGGGTGGACGTCCGGGCCGAAGCGCTCGTCGAGGGGCTGTGGGACAGGAGCAGGTTGGATCAGGTGGTCGCCAACCTGCTCGGCAACGCCCTCAAGTTCGGCGAGGGCAGGCCCATCGAGATCTCCGTCGCTCGCAAGGACGGCATGGCCGAGCTCTCGGTGGTGGACCACGGCATCGGTATCGCCCCCGATCGCCTTCCCCACATCTTCGAGCGGTTCGAGCGCGCGGTGCCGACCCGTCACTATGGCGGGTTCGGGCTGGGCCTCTACATCGTGAGGAGCATCACGGAAGCGCTCGGTGGCACGGTGCGCGTGGAGAGCACACCGGGCCAGGGCTCGAGGTTCACCGTGATGCTTCCCCGGCTCACGCCAGCTTGA
- a CDS encoding ROK family transcriptional regulator — MNRWNGLTPGELALLDTVFWSGGLSRDALSLRSSFSKTRTNAAVAHLLERGLLEEAGLLASSGGRRAEKLRLHRGLGVLLAADLGATGLRVGVLTPDLQVMARHVESADVRKGPELVLSRVRTLMQQLLKQAGVTPRDVIGIGLGVPGPVNFETGQLVNPPLMPEWDSFSIRDDMKADFAAPVFVDNDVNIMALGELWGMQRTLRNFLVIKVGTGIGCGIVCNGQVYRGATGSAGDVGHICVDPAGPRCHCGNLGCVEAMAAGPAIARMARAAVEAGESALLAETLATTGTILPEDVARASRAGDAAANAIVQRAGSLIGQMLASVVNFFNPSHVFFGGSMMRIGPLFLASLRQSIYHRSLALSTRQLEIQVTPLGEQSGLIGAAVLAMQETLRMKGAER; from the coding sequence TTGAACCGCTGGAACGGTCTGACCCCAGGTGAGCTCGCGCTGCTGGACACGGTGTTCTGGTCCGGCGGCCTGTCGCGCGACGCGCTCTCCCTCCGTTCCTCCTTCTCGAAGACCCGCACCAACGCGGCCGTGGCCCACCTGCTGGAGCGGGGGCTACTGGAAGAAGCCGGCTTGCTGGCATCGTCGGGCGGCCGGCGGGCCGAGAAGCTGCGGCTGCATCGCGGGCTGGGCGTACTGCTGGCGGCGGATCTCGGTGCCACCGGCCTGCGCGTCGGAGTGCTGACGCCGGACCTGCAGGTGATGGCGCGGCATGTGGAATCGGCGGACGTGCGCAAGGGGCCCGAGCTCGTCCTGTCGCGCGTGCGGACACTGATGCAGCAACTGCTGAAGCAGGCCGGTGTCACGCCGCGCGACGTCATCGGTATCGGCCTCGGCGTGCCGGGGCCCGTCAACTTCGAGACCGGTCAGCTCGTCAACCCGCCACTGATGCCCGAGTGGGACAGCTTCTCGATCCGCGACGACATGAAGGCGGACTTCGCCGCGCCGGTGTTCGTGGACAACGACGTCAACATCATGGCGCTCGGCGAGCTGTGGGGCATGCAGCGCACGCTGCGCAACTTCCTGGTGATCAAGGTGGGCACCGGCATCGGCTGCGGCATCGTCTGCAACGGCCAGGTGTACCGGGGCGCCACCGGGTCGGCGGGAGACGTCGGCCATATCTGCGTGGACCCGGCCGGACCGCGCTGTCACTGCGGCAACCTGGGCTGCGTGGAGGCAATGGCGGCGGGGCCGGCGATCGCCCGCATGGCGCGAGCGGCGGTGGAAGCCGGAGAGAGCGCGCTGCTCGCGGAGACGCTGGCGACCACCGGCACCATCCTCCCCGAGGACGTGGCCCGGGCCAGCCGCGCCGGTGACGCGGCGGCCAACGCCATCGTGCAGCGTGCTGGCAGCCTGATCGGACAGATGCTCGCGTCGGTCGTGAACTTCTTCAACCCGTCGCACGTCTTCTTCGGCGGCTCGATGATGCGCATCGGTCCGCTGTTCCTCGCGTCGCTGCGGCAGAGCATCTACCACCGCTCGCTGGCGCTCTCGACACGCCAGCTGGAGATCCAGGTCACACCGCTCGGCGAGCAGTCGGGGCTCATCGGTGCCGCGGTGCTGGCCATGCAGGAGACCCTGCGGATGAAAGGAGCCGAGCGATGA